One window of the Hypanus sabinus isolate sHypSab1 unplaced genomic scaffold, sHypSab1.hap1 scaffold_375, whole genome shotgun sequence genome contains the following:
- the LOC132388656 gene encoding zinc finger protein 420-like: MVHQRVHTEERLFTCSDSGKGFTKSSKLKLHQRVHTGERPFTCSDCGKGFTGSYQLKVHQRIHTGERPFTCSDCGKGFTCSYKLKVHQRVHTGERPYTCSDCGKGFTCSSKLKVHQRVHTGERPFTCSDCGKGFTCSSKLKVHQRVHTGERPFTCSDCGKGFTQSSHLQAHKSVHTGERLFTCSYCGEGFTLSWQLLRHQSVHTGAWPFICSVCGKGFTQSSTLMAHQRVHTGERPFTCSVCGKGFTCSTDLKVHQRVHTGERPFRCSDCGKGFTRSSHLTVHQRAHTGERPFTCSDCGKRFTHSSHLLAHQRVHTGERPFTCSDCGKGFTRSSQLKVHQRVHTGERPYTCSDCGKRFTQSSQVKVHQRVHTVERPFTCLDCGKGFTLSSKLKVHQRVHTGEKPYTCSVCGEGFTLSSQLLRHQSVHTSERPFNCSVCGKGFTQSSTLMAHQRVHTGERPFTCSDCRKGFTCSTDLKVHQRVHTGERRFRCSDCGKGFTRSSHLMVHQRIHTGERPFTCSECGKGFTQSHHLQKHWWGDMGNSAPFCPSELFILRSSCRC, from the exons atGGTTcaccagcgagtccacactgaggagaggctgttcacctgctcagactctgggaagggattcactaagtcatctaaactgaagctacatcagagagttcacactggggagagaccgtttacctgctcggactgtggaaaaggattcactGGCTCATACCAACTGAAAGTACATCAaagaattcacactggagagaggccattcacctgctcagactgtgggaagggattcacttgctcatataaactgaaggtacatcagcgagttcacactggagagaggccatacacctgctcagactgtgggaagggattcacttgctcatctaaactgaaggtacatcagcgagttcacactggagagaggccattcacctgctcagactgtgggaagggattcacttgctcatctaaactgaaggtacatcagcgagttcacactggagagaggccattcacctgctcagactgtgggaagggattcactcagtcatcccacctacaagcacacaagtcagttcacactggggagaggctgtttacctgctcatactgtggggagggattcactttgtcatggcagctactgagacaccagtctgttcacactggggcgtggccattcatctgctcagtgtgtgggaagggattcactcagtcatccacgctaatggctcaccagcgagttcacactggggagcggccattcacctgctccgtctgtgggaagggattcacttgctcaactgacctgaaggtacatcagagagttcacactggggaacggCCATTCagatgctcagactgtgggaagggattcactcggtcatctcacctaaCGGTTCATCAGCGCGCTCACAcaggggagcggccattcacctgctcagactgtgggaagagatttactcatTCATCCCACCTattggcacaccagcgagttcacacaggggagcggccattcacctgttcagactgtggtaagggattcactcggtcatctcaactgaaggtgcatcagcgagttcacactggagagaggccatacacctgctcagactgtgggaaaagattcactcagtcatctcaagtgaaggtacatcagagagttcacactgtggaacgaccgttcacctgcttagactgtgggaagggattcactctgtcatctaaactgaaggtacatcagcgagttcacactggggagaagccatacacctgctcagtctgtggggagggattcactttgtcatcgcagctactgagacaccagtctgttcacactagcgagaggccattcaactgctcagtgtgtgggaagggattcactcagtcatccaccctaatggctcaccagagagttcacactggggagcggccgttcacctgctcggactgtaggaagggattcacttgttcaACTGACCTGAAGgtccatcagagagttcacactggggaacggCGGTTCagatgctcagactgtgggaagggattcactcggtcatcacaCCTAATGgttcatcagcgaattcacaccggggagaggccattcacctgctcagagtgtgggaaaggattcactcagtcacaccACCTACAAAAACActg gtggggggacatgggcaactctgcacccttctgcccatcagagctgttcatccttcgtagcagttgtcggtgctga